In Pseudonocardia sp. DSM 110487, the sequence AGCGCGACGCGGCGCGTGATCGCGGCCAGGTAGCCGAGTACGGCGACGGCGTCCGAGCCGTACGACTCGGCAACCCACACGGAGTCGAGGTGGAGCCGATCGGCCTCGTTCACGAGCGGCGTGATGTCCGCGAGGCGGGTGCCGGCGTACCCGAGGTTCAGTCCGAGTTTCACGGCGCCTGCTCTTCTCGACCGCGGTCGGCGATGGCCCGGGCCGCCGCGAGATCCACTTTCCCGGAGTCGAGGCGTGGGATGCCGGCCACGACGACCATGCGTCCGGGCACCTTGTAGCCCGCGAGCCGGCTGCGGGCGAACCGGCGGACCGTCTCCTCGTCGAAGGTGGGTCCGGCCGGCTTCACCACGGCGACGACCCGTTGCCCGAACGTCTCGTCCGGCACGCCGACGACGACGCAGTCGGTGACCTCTGGGTGGCGCGCCAGCACGGTCTCGACCTCGTCGGGATGGACCTTCTCGCCGCCCGTGTTGATCACGCGGTCGAGCCGCCCGTGCAGCAGGAACGTGCCGTCGGGCTCGAGGCCGGCGGCGTCGTCGAGGACGGCCATCCGCCTCCCGTCGACGACGGCGAAGCGGTTGTCCGGTCGATCGTCGAGGTAGCCCAGCGAGACCGGGCCGACCCTGGCCAGGCGTCCGAGCCGGCCGGGTTCGGCCGCGCTGAGGTCGTCCTCGACGACCATCGTTCCGCTGGTCGGGACGAATCGTGGCGCGAGGCTGCCCGGGCACGACGCGTGCTGCGTGGCACGTCCGAGGGTGCCGGTCTCCGACGACCCGATGCCCTCGACGATCTCGAGTTCGGGCATGTGCTGCCACAGGGCACGTTTGGTGGCGTCGAGGGTCGGGGCGCCGCCGGTGATCAGTTGCCGCAGCCGCGCGGGTGCCGGGGCGCCGCCGTCGAGCGCCTCGACGAGCCTGCCGGCGAAGGCCTGACCGCTGACGTTCATGGCGTCGCACCGCTCCCGTTCGGCCAGTGCGAGCAGGTGCTCGGGATCGAGCGGCCTGCGGTCGGCGAGAACCGCGGTTCCACCGCCGAGCAGCACCGCGAGCGTGACCCACTGGCCGAAGGCGTGATCCATCGGGGCGGCCACGAGGGTTCGCTCCCCGCCGCTCGCCGAGCGTCGCACCAGCACGTCGGGGTCGGGGCTGACGTCGGGGTGGCTGCGCGGATACATCGCGGCGAGGACGATGTCGCGAAGCGTCCAGGCCACCAGGCGGGGCGCCCCGGTCGTCCCGCCGGTGAGCAGCGCGTACTCGACGCGCGTCGCGGGCACCGGACGGTCCCGTATGGGTGCGACGACGGTGACGCCGGCCGCCGCGTGCCCGGCGAGTCCGCGGCCGTCGCCGACGATCTCGTCGAACTCCTCGAGCCGGTCCTGCTCCGTGACGAGTGCGGCGAGGTCATGGCTCCGGACCAGGCCGGCCACCTCGCAGGCCCGGTAGCGCCGGTTGATGTTGACAGGGGTCGCGTCGCGGGACCAGGCCGCCAGGAGGAGCGCGACGGTGTCGATGCGGTTGCCGAGCTGCAGCCCGAACCGCGCCCCCGTCCCGATCCCGAGCTCGGCGAGCCATCCGTCGGCCCGCCGGACCCGGGTCTGCAGACCGGCCCGGTCGACGCGGCCGTGGTCGTCCACGACTGCGTCGGCGTGGGGGCGAAGTGTTGCCAGCCGGGCGATGACACCCGTCGGGTTCAGCGGTTCGGTCACGGCGCGGTGTTCTTCGCGGCGTCGACCACCGCCGCCTCGTCGAACTTGTTGAACTCGGGTACGAGCGCGTCGGTCCAGACGCGGTTGGCCGGCAGCACCGCGGCGAGGAAGCCGCCTTCGACGAGCACCTGCTGCAGCCCGTCGATCTCGTCCGGCGACGCGGAGCCCCAGCCACCCGCGGGCTCCGTCAGAACTTCCAGACGGGAGTCGAGGGCGGCCCGACCGACGGCCCTGGCCGCGGTGTCCTCCATGCCCGCCGGCTTGGTGTCGGGATAGACCTTCCAGTGCGAGGTGACGGCGGCGTCCGGGTTCGTCTGCGTGAAGACGGTGGACTTGGCGACGGCGCGGCCGAAGCGCGCGAACGCATCTGGGCTGGTCTCGAGGGACTGCCGGGAGGCGACGAAGACGCCCTGGAACCCGAGCTCGTCGAACCACGGCGTCGACACCGGTCGCAGCGGCATGCCATGGCCTTCGATCGAGGCGAACACCGAATCCCACAGGCCGACCACATCGATGTCGCCCTTGCGGGCCAGCTCCGCCACATCGGGCCCCGAGCCGACGGGAAGGAACTCGATCGTGCCGGGATCGCCGCCCTCGCGCCCGACCAGGGACTTGATCTGCGGAATGCTGCCCGCGCCTGGGCTCACCACCCCGACGGTCTTGCCCTGCATGTCGCTGACGGACCGGATGGGCGAGTCCTCGGGGACGTGCGGAACGGCGAAGTTGCGCGTGATGTGGTTGTAGAAGACCTGGACGTCCGATCCGGTCTCGATGGCCTTGAGCACCGAGGGCGACAGGATCAGGGCCACGTCGAGCTGCCCGGCGAGCACGGCGTCGACGGCCTCGGCGCTGCCCGGGAGGTTGACCATCTCGACCTCGAGCCCCTCCTCGGCGAAGAAGCCGCGGTCCACGGGCACGGACGTGTACGGGGCGAAGCTCATCTGCATCGTCGGCCCGACCACCCCGACCGTGAGCGACGACGCCGAGTCGTCACCGCTCCCGCATCCGGTGGCGACCAGTCCGAGGGTCGCGAGCACGAGGACGAGCTTTCGCAAGACGGTTGGGCTTCTCATTCGGCCGCTCCTTTGCGATCACATTGATGTCGGGGTGGTCACCTCGGCGGCCCACGCCGTGGTCGAGCGCTCGATCGCTCGCATCAGGAAGTGCAGCGTGAGACCCACGATGGCGAGAACCAGCAGCGCGGCGAAGACACCGGGCACGTTGAACGCCGCCTTCTGCTGCAGCAGGAACACGCCGAGCCCGTTGCGCGTGCCGACGAACTCCGCGACCACCGAACCGACGAGGGCGAAGACAAGACCGACGTCGAGCCCGGCGAAGACGAACGGCATGGCCGCCGGGATACGCAGATATCGCAGGAGCTCGAGAGGCGTCGCGCCCAGCGACAGGAAGAGCTCGTATCGAACACGATCCCGGATGCGGAAACCCTGCAGGCAGTTGACGAAGATCGGAAAGAAGGCCAGGAACGCCACTACCGCGATCTTGGAAGTGTTCCCGAACCCGAGCCAGAGAATCACCAAAGGCGCGACGGCGATCTTCGGCAGGCTCTGGAAGCCGACGATGTACGGCGTCAGGATCCGTTCCAGTCGGGGCAGCGCGACGAGCACAGCGGCAAGAAGGACCGCGGCCACGGTGGCCACGAGGAAGCCGCCGAGCGTTGCGACGATGGTGGACCAGAGGTGCGGCCACAGGGCGCCGTCGCTCACGGCGTCCGCGAGGGCAACGGCGACGCTGGCCGGGTCCGGCACGACGCGGGTCGACATGGCCTCCGGGCGCGGACCCCACTGCAGATAGGACAGGACGACCACGCCGATGGCCGTGGTCCAGGCGAGATCCGGAGTCCTGCGACGGCGTCGTGCGGATGCGGCGACGGCCTTGGTGGTGGTAGCAGGGGCGGCCGTGTCAGTCATGGGTCTCCTCCTGGACGGACTGGCCCGCGAGGATCCGTCGGATGGCCCCCACCTCGGCGCGGAACGGGACAGATTCCCGGTCCCGGGGCCGCGGCAGGCCGATGTCCCGGATGTCGACGAGACGCCCGGGTCGGGACGCCATGACCACGATCCGGTCGGACAGGTAGACGGCCTCGTCGATGTCGTGGGTGACGAACAGGACGGTCTTGCCCATCTCGAGGTGCAGTTGCGCGAGATCGTCGTTGAGGGCCTCGCGGGTGAACGCGTCCAGCGCGCCGAAGGGTTCGTCCATGAACAGGACGTCCGGGTCGTGGACCAGGGCCCGGGCAATCGCGGCGCGCTGCTGCATGCCGCCGGACAGCTGAGCAGGCAGCCGGTCGGCCGCCTCGGTGAGGTGCACCCGGTCGAGCAGTTCGGCGATCCGTCGCCGGGCCGCATCGAGATCCAGGCCGAGGATCTGCGCGGGCAGGAGGAGGTTCTTCTCGACGGTCCGCCACTCGAGCAGTGCCGGCTGCTGGAAGACGATCCCGTACGTGCCCGGCGAGATCGGTCGGCCGGTGTCGCGGTAGGTGATGGCTCCGGCCGAGGGTCCGAGCAGCCCGGCGCACATCCGCAGGAGGGTTGTCTTCCCGCAGCCGCTCGGTCCGACCAGAGCGACGAACTCTCCCTCGCGCACGGAGAACGAGGCGGGCTCCAGGGCGACGACCGGCCCTCGCTCACCGGGGAACTGCTTGGTGACGCGGTCGACGGACAGCAGGGCGTGATCCACCTCGGCGAGGTGCTGGATCGCGGTCATGATGCGACTTCCTCCGCTTCAGTGGCCCTGTTTTCCGGGACTCCGGTGCCGGACGCGAGTGCGGTGGCGAGGGCGCGGACCGCCCGCCCGGGGTCGTCATAGGTCGGGATCGCCACCCGGTTCAGGGCGGCCCGGGGTCGTCCGGACCCGCCGACCCACGCGACGGCCATGGCGAGCTCGCTCGCATGGCGGAATCGGGCCAGCGCGTCGACGAGTTCGTCCTCCCCGTCGGTGACGTTGCCCAGCATCACCATCACCGCGTCGAACGAGCGGGCCTGCGACAAGACGTCCAGGACCCGGCCGAGCAGGCGAGGATCGGCCACGGCGGCACCGGTGATGTCGACCGGGTTGCCGACACTCCCGAACGCCGGGACGACGCCCGCGAGACGTCCGCGGGTGGTCGGGTCGAGCGGCGGCACGTCGAGGCCTGCGCGTACGGCCTCGTCGGCGGTGACCGCGCCGGCACCGCCGGAGATCGTCACGATGGCGACGCGGCCCCCCGCCGGTCGCCGCGCCGCCAGTGCCGTAGCCGTGTCCAGCAGGCTCTGCATCCCGCTCACGGCGTGGGCGCCGCTGCGCTCCACGATCTCCGCCAGTTCCCCGGCGATCGGTGGGAGGCCGGTGTGTGCGCTCGCGGCTCGGCTGCCGGGCGGGGTCAGCCCACCCGGCAGGAGGACGACCGCCGTGCCGGTCTCCCGGGCGGCGGACAGGGCCGCCGCGAGGGCGATCGGGTCGCGCGCACCCTCGACGTAGCCGGCGATCACCGAGACGTCGGGGTCCATGGCAAGCGCGCCCACCACCTCCGCCGTGGAGAGATCCGCCTCGTTGCCGGTGCTGAACATGGAATGGACACCGATGCCGCCTCGCTGTGCGGCGCTGAACAGGAAGCTGGCCACGGCCCCGGACTGGGACACCAAGGCGATGCGCCCAGGCACGAGGTCGATCTCGTCGAGCGCTGAGGTGAAGGTCAGCGGAATCCGACGTGCGACCGAAACAGCGCCGAGACAGTTCGGTCCGAGCACCCGGATCCCGGTGGCCACCGAGATGTCGACGAGCCGCCGTTGCAGGGCCGGCCCGTCGCCGCCCACCTCGGCCCACCCCGACGACAGCACGATGGCCGCCGTGCACCCCAGGTCCGCGAGCTCCTCGATCGCCTGCACGGTCTGGCCCGCCGGGAGGCCGATCACCGCGACATCCACCGGACCGTCGATCGCGTCGATACGAGGGACGGCTCGATTCCCCTGCACCGTCGAGGCATGGGGATTGACGGGGATGATCCCCCGGAACCCGTACCGGCCCAGATAGGACACGGGGCGCCCCGAGATCTTCCTGGGATCCGTGGAGGCCCCCACGACCGCCACCCGTCGAGGCTGCAGCAAGGCGTCGAGCCACGCGGGTCGCCCGCCGCGCGTTGCTGATCTCCCGCTGGCGTGACGACGCACGTTCCCTCCTCGGCGAGGCACTTGATTCTTGATACAAAATCAAAAATCTGGCTGCTAGCATGCGGACTCCGCCTTGGCGGTGTCAAGGGCCCG encodes:
- a CDS encoding AMP-binding protein — its product is MTEPLNPTGVIARLATLRPHADAVVDDHGRVDRAGLQTRVRRADGWLAELGIGTGARFGLQLGNRIDTVALLLAAWSRDATPVNINRRYRACEVAGLVRSHDLAALVTEQDRLEEFDEIVGDGRGLAGHAAAGVTVVAPIRDRPVPATRVEYALLTGGTTGAPRLVAWTLRDIVLAAMYPRSHPDVSPDPDVLVRRSASGGERTLVAAPMDHAFGQWVTLAVLLGGGTAVLADRRPLDPEHLLALAERERCDAMNVSGQAFAGRLVEALDGGAPAPARLRQLITGGAPTLDATKRALWQHMPELEIVEGIGSSETGTLGRATQHASCPGSLAPRFVPTSGTMVVEDDLSAAEPGRLGRLARVGPVSLGYLDDRPDNRFAVVDGRRMAVLDDAAGLEPDGTFLLHGRLDRVINTGGEKVHPDEVETVLARHPEVTDCVVVGVPDETFGQRVVAVVKPAGPTFDEETVRRFARSRLAGYKVPGRMVVVAGIPRLDSGKVDLAAARAIADRGREEQAP
- a CDS encoding CoA-binding protein — its product is MAVVGASTDPRKISGRPVSYLGRYGFRGIIPVNPHASTVQGNRAVPRIDAIDGPVDVAVIGLPAGQTVQAIEELADLGCTAAIVLSSGWAEVGGDGPALQRRLVDISVATGIRVLGPNCLGAVSVARRIPLTFTSALDEIDLVPGRIALVSQSGAVASFLFSAAQRGGIGVHSMFSTGNEADLSTAEVVGALAMDPDVSVIAGYVEGARDPIALAAALSAARETGTAVVLLPGGLTPPGSRAASAHTGLPPIAGELAEIVERSGAHAVSGMQSLLDTATALAARRPAGGRVAIVTISGGAGAVTADEAVRAGLDVPPLDPTTRGRLAGVVPAFGSVGNPVDITGAAVADPRLLGRVLDVLSQARSFDAVMVMLGNVTDGEDELVDALARFRHASELAMAVAWVGGSGRPRAALNRVAIPTYDDPGRAVRALATALASGTGVPENRATEAEEVAS
- a CDS encoding ABC transporter ATP-binding protein, with translation MTAIQHLAEVDHALLSVDRVTKQFPGERGPVVALEPASFSVREGEFVALVGPSGCGKTTLLRMCAGLLGPSAGAITYRDTGRPISPGTYGIVFQQPALLEWRTVEKNLLLPAQILGLDLDAARRRIAELLDRVHLTEAADRLPAQLSGGMQQRAAIARALVHDPDVLFMDEPFGALDAFTREALNDDLAQLHLEMGKTVLFVTHDIDEAVYLSDRIVVMASRPGRLVDIRDIGLPRPRDRESVPFRAEVGAIRRILAGQSVQEETHD
- a CDS encoding ABC transporter substrate-binding protein; the encoded protein is MRSPTVLRKLVLVLATLGLVATGCGSGDDSASSLTVGVVGPTMQMSFAPYTSVPVDRGFFAEEGLEVEMVNLPGSAEAVDAVLAGQLDVALILSPSVLKAIETGSDVQVFYNHITRNFAVPHVPEDSPIRSVSDMQGKTVGVVSPGAGSIPQIKSLVGREGGDPGTIEFLPVGSGPDVAELARKGDIDVVGLWDSVFASIEGHGMPLRPVSTPWFDELGFQGVFVASRQSLETSPDAFARFGRAVAKSTVFTQTNPDAAVTSHWKVYPDTKPAGMEDTAARAVGRAALDSRLEVLTEPAGGWGSASPDEIDGLQQVLVEGGFLAAVLPANRVWTDALVPEFNKFDEAAVVDAAKNTAP
- a CDS encoding ABC transporter permease; translation: MTDTAAPATTTKAVAASARRRRRTPDLAWTTAIGVVVLSYLQWGPRPEAMSTRVVPDPASVAVALADAVSDGALWPHLWSTIVATLGGFLVATVAAVLLAAVLVALPRLERILTPYIVGFQSLPKIAVAPLVILWLGFGNTSKIAVVAFLAFFPIFVNCLQGFRIRDRVRYELFLSLGATPLELLRYLRIPAAMPFVFAGLDVGLVFALVGSVVAEFVGTRNGLGVFLLQQKAAFNVPGVFAALLVLAIVGLTLHFLMRAIERSTTAWAAEVTTPTSM